DNA sequence from the Methylomonas albis genome:
CTGCTCAGACAGGAAGCGCTGGATCAAGGTAGCGCGGAAGCGATACTGGTGCGCAACGGTTACGTCGTCGAAGGCGCGGCCAGTAATCTGTTTGCGGTGCTGGACGGTGAATTGATCACGCCGCCGAAAAGCCATGAAATCCTGCCCGGCATTACCCGCGACGTGATTCTGGAACTGGCAGCGGCGCACAACATCCCGTATCAGGAAGATGTCATTGCCTTAGAAGCACTGCACAACGCCAGCGAAATCTGGGTCGCCAGTTCCACCCGCGAGATTGTGCCGGTAGTCGAACTGGACGGCGAGCAAGTTGGCAACGGCAAACCCGGCCCCATTTGGAAACAGATGGACGACTTACTACAAGCTTACAAAAAATCACTGTCATGAGCGAAACTGAAAGCTTACTGGAATTTCCCTGCCAGTTCCCTATCAAGGCGATGGGCAAGCATCGTGACGACTTCGACGCTATCGTCGTGGAAATCGTCCGCCGCCATGTCCCGGACATCCTGGAGGGCGCGGTCACCACCCGACCGAGCAAAGCCGGCAATTACCTGTCGGTAACCGTGATGATCGAAGCCCATAGCCGCGAACAGTTGGACGCGATCTACATGGGCTTGACCGCCTGCCCCGATGTGCTGATGGCTTTGTAAAAACGCAGTGTCGTTAGCTGAGTTTATTCCATCCCAAGCGACCACCGCACTGCGCAATCTCGGGCAACAAGACTATCTCGGCGTTTGGCAGGCCATGCAGCACTTCACCGGTGAACGCAATGGCAACACCGCCGATGAAATCTGGATCGTCGAGCATCCGCCAGTTTACACCCTGGGTTTAAACGGCAAGCGCGAACATCTACTCAAAGCTAACGGTATCGACATTGTCGAAAGCGACCGCGGCGGTCAGGTAACCTATCACGGCCCCGGCCAATTAGTGGTTTACTTGCTGGTTGATTTGCGCCGCCTAAACAAAGGCCCCAGGCAAATGGTGACTATCCTGGAAAACGCGGTGATCAATACCCTGCGGCAATACGGCATCGCCGCCCAGGCAGAACCCAAGGCACCAGGCGTCTATGTCAATCAGCAAAAAATTGCCTCGCTGGGACTGCGGATCAAGCACGGATGCTGTTACCATGGCCTGAGCATCAATAACGATATGGATTTAGCGCCGTTTGCAGACATCAATCCCTGCGGCTATGCCGGTTTACAAGTAACACAATTGGCCGATTTGGGGGTTAAGATAAGTACTCAGGAACTAGCGGTGCCGGTTGTGCATCAGTTACTGCAAGCAATAGAAATCTGAAACAAGCAAACTCGACAAGCGTCGCTAAAAACGCCAGGCTTGCGGAGATTAAAAAACCAACCCAAGTGCCCGGTGGCAATATGACACTCAACGCCCCTTCCCGCTCCACGCCAGAAACTCATCAACGTAATGCCGACAAGCTGTCGCGGATTCCGGTAAAAGTGGAAAAGCCCGAGCAAATCTTACGCAAGCCGGATTGGATCAGAATCAAACTGCCGACTGGCGACCAGGTCAACCGCATCAAACAATCTCTGCGCGAAAACCGCCTACACACGGTCTGCGAAGAAGCCGCCTGCCCCAACTTGAGCGAATGCTTTAACCACGGCACCGCCACTTTTATGATCATGGGCGATTTGTGCACCCGCCGCTGTCCGTTCTGCGATGTCGCCCACGGCAAGCCGCAAGCTTTGGACGCGGAAGAACCGGCCAATCTGGCCGCGACCATCGCCGCGATGGCTTTGAAATACGTGGTGATCACTTCTGTAAACCGCGATGATTTGCGCGACGGCGGCGCCAGCCATTTTGCCGCTTGCATTACGGCAGTTCGTAGCGAGTCCCCCAGCACCACCATTGAGGTATTAGTACCTGATTTTCGTGGCCGGATGGACACTGCGCTGGACATTCTGCAACAACAGCCCTGCGATGTGTTCAATCACAATCTGGAAACCGTGCCGCGCCTGTATCTGCAAGCCCGCCCCGGCGCCGATTACCATGTCTCGCTGACACTCCTGCAACAACACGGCCAGCGCTTACCGAATGTGCCGACCAAGTCCGGCTTGATGCTGGGTATAGGCGAGACCGAAGCGGAAGTGATAGACGTGATGAAGGACTTGCTGGCCCACGGCGTCAGCATGCTGACTTTGGGCCAATATTTACAGCCCAGCAAGGACCATTTGGCGGTACAGGAATACGTTCATCCCGACCAATTCCGGCGCTATGCGGAAATCGCCCGCGAACTGGGTTTTCAACAGGTTGCCAGCGCGCCATTGGTGAGGTCTTCTTATCATGCTGATTTGCAGGCAGCGGGTGTCGGTAAATAGTGGCAATTCCAATGCTAAATTGTACTGAACATCGCTAATTTGGCGGTGTAGACAAAACCAGTTCTACCGATTCGTTTTATCGATGCCCAATTTCTGCATACGATAGCGCAAGGTACTGGGTTTAAGGTTGAGCAGTTGTGCGGCACCGTTGGGGCCTTCTATGACCCAGCGCGTTTGTTCTAGAACGCTAAGGATATGTTCTTTGGCGACAGTATCCAGACTGGTATCGCTGGTTTGAGCGAGTTTGACACCGTTATCGGCAATTGCGGGCAATAGCTCCGGCTCGACTTCCAACATCGGCGCATCAGCGAGTATCACGGCGCGTTCGATGACATTTTCCAGCTCACGGATATTGCCGGGCCAGCGATAGCTCTGCAAGCGTTGCATCGATTTGGCGCTGACGCCGGTTATTTTTTTACCGATTTTCAGCGCGAATTTAGCGATCAAAAAATTCACCAGCAGCGGAATATCTTCCAGCCGTTCCCGTAGCGGCGGCGTGGTCAGCGGAAACACATTCAGACGGTAAAACAGGTCTTCGCGGAAATTCTTTTCCGCCACTTCGGCCAGCAGGTTCCGATTCGTCGCGGTAATCACTCGCACATCCATTTTGATGGGTATTTGCCCGCCCACCCGCTCGAATTCGCGTTCTTGAATCACCCGTAACAATTTGACCTGCACATCCAGCGGAATTTCGCCGACTTCATCCAGGAACAGCGTGCCGCCTTCAGCCAATTCGAAGCGGCCAATACGTTTGTTGATAGCGCCGGTAAATGCGCCTTTTTCGTGGCCGAACAATTCGCTTTCGATCAGGCTGGCCGGTAGCGCCGCGCAATTGACTTTAATCAACGGCCGGTTTTTCCGGGGACTGGCGGCGTGAATAGCGCGGGCGATCAGTTCCTTACCGGTCCCCGATTCGCCTTGGATCAATACCGACGCATCAGTCTGCGCGACCCGTTGCACTTGGTTTAACAAAGATTGCAGCGCCGGACTGCGGCCTATGATGTCGTCAAAATTATGCGTCGATTTAATTTCTTCCTGTAAATACAGGTTTTGCGCTTGCAGTCTGGCTTGTTCCCGTTCCATCAACACCCGTTCGGTAATGTCGATAAACATGGTGCGCATGTACTGGCGGCTGGGGTCGAGTTTGGACCACCACTGTATCCAGATCGGCTGGTCGTTATCCTTGCGACGCAATTCCAGGACAACGCCATCGCTATTCGTACCGTCTTCGATGGACTTGAGCGCTAGCTGTAATCGCTGTTGGGCTTGCAAAGTATCGGGTATGAACGAGCTGCCAATCAGACCCGGCACCTGTTCCGGGGTGATGCCCAGGATGCGCATGGCGGCCTGGTTAGCGGCCAGGAAACGGGTATCGGTATCCTCGTGCACATAAGCAATCGGCGCTTCATCGAATAAGTCCTTATAGCGCTGTTCGCTTTGCTTTCGCAGTTCTTCGATGCGAATCCGATTAAGCTCCGCCGCCGCCCTGGCCGCGAAAATCTTGAACGTATAGAGCAATCTCGGTTCTTCGGGCATCGCCCGCTCATCGTATATCGCCAAATGTCCGAGGATATGACCGTCGGCATCTTGTAGCGGTACGCCAAGATAACTCTCTACGCCTTCTTCCTTGGGAAATATCTTTGAAAGGTCAGACGGGTAATGACACAGCTTGCCGGCCAACACGTCCACACAGGGCGTCCCCGCCAGTTCCCACTCTTGGTTGTCGATAAATTCGCCTTGCGTCCAATAAGCCAGGGACCTTATCCGGGTTTTATCAACGGTGAATTCGGCAATGAAGCCGTTCGCAACGTTGGTGGCAAGACACAGATTCCGCACCAGAGACCGTAAAAAGTCCTCGCCGGTGGTTTGTACTGTGCCTTCCACCAATGCTCGCAGTATGGCGAGTTCCGACGAATTGACTGTTTGCATGAGTTTTGTAATCCGGTTGCTAACGCTACCGGCCATTCTAACCAGTGGATTCCACAATACCAAGCCACAACTATTCGCGGCAGCCGCAATTATTGGTGGCCACAAGAAACGTATGACCTTGGTTAAAATTCGCCATACCTTCTATAAGCAATTGTTTTAATAGAAAAATATATTTTTATTTAATGTTGGCATGCCGATTGCCATTAGTTAAGTGTCCGCTGCAAGCTTGGTGGACATAACTAAACCACATAATTTTTTGGAAAAGACCTATGAAAAACGTAAACACTGTTGTATCGACCGCCATGGCTTCACTGATTGCCTTGGGTGCTTTGGGCTTGCAATCCGAAGCGTTTGCCGCCGACAAAAAAGACGTAGAGAAATGTTACGGCGTCGCCAAAGCCGGTAAGAACGACTGCAAAACACTCTCCAATGCCTGTGCCGGGCACTCCACTGCCGACAATCAAAAAGATGCGTTTATCGCCTTGCCTGCCGGTAGTTGCGAACGGATTGTCGGCGGCAGCCTGGAAGCGCCCGCGGATATGAAATAACACCATGGCCCCCGTTCCCTTAACTCACTTTTAGTAGCTTCTTATGAAAAACACATTCAAACGTACGGCAATTTCGCTTTGCCTGGCTTCATGCTTGCCTACGCTGGCTTTTGCCGATTATCGCCACGAATCCGAAGAAACGCTGTACACGCTGTCCAACGCTGCCGTTCAGAATGAAGTGCTGGCATTTCAGCGCGCTGACGACGGTCATATGGAAGCCGTCGGCAGTTATGCCACTGGCGGCGTGGGAACGGGCAGCGGCCTTGGTAATCAAGGTGCTCTGGCGCTGAGCGAGAACAAACGCTTTCTGTTGGCGGTCAATGCCGGCAGCAACGATGTTTCGGTATTTCGAATTGAGCGGGACGGGCTCAAACTCGTCGATCGCGCCGCTGAACAGGGCTTGACGCCGGTTAGCGTGACCGTCAGCCATAACCGGGCTTACGTGGTTAACTCGGGCGACGATTCGATTTTCGGTTTCGAGTTCAATCCGGCCACCGGCAAACTGAAACCGCTGGCAAAATCCTACCGTAAACTCAGCGCGCAAGGTTCCGGTCCGGCGCAAATCAGCTTTGATAGGGATGCGGACGCCTTGGTGGTGACCGAAAAAGCCACCAATAAAATCACCAGCTTTTCTTTGACCGAACAGGGTTTGCCGCACAGCCGCCATATTGTCGATTCTTCGGGAACCACGCCTTTCGGTTTCTCTTTCGGCCGGCACGGCCAGTTCTTTGTGGCCGAGGCCCAAGGCGGCGCGGTGAATGGCGCTACGGTTTCATCTTACCAATTGGAGGAAGACGGTTCTGCTCATCTGATCGATGGCGCGATTGCGGTCGGGCAAACGGCAGCCTGCTGGCTGGTAACCACACCGAACGGCCGCATCGCATTTACCGCCGATACCCCGGCCAGTGCCATCTCCTCGTTCGCTATCGATCGAACCGGACACCTCGACTTGCTGAATTCGAAAGCGGCCGAAGAAATTCGGCCGACCGATTTGGCCATGGCCACCGATGGTTCGGTTCTGTACACCTTGAGCGGGGGTGACCACAGCATCGGCGTATATAGCATCAACAAGACTGGCGCCCTGAAAAAGTTGGAAAGCCTGGATACCTTACCGGCGGGCGTGACCGGACTGGTCGTTCGTTAAACCGCTATTCGCAAACAGATAGAGTACGACATGGCCCTCACTCAGCAACAAGCTAGACATGCATCAGTGAGCTCGACGATTCCGGCCCGTGCCGGAATCGGACTCCGCTCGCCGCATCATCAGGATGCTTTACTCAGCCCCGTCCGGACTGGATGGTTGGAAGTGCATAGCGAAAATTATTTCGGCCAGGGCGGTATTCCGTTACGCGACCTGGAAGCTATCAGGGCCGATTATCCAATCAGCCTGCATGGCGTCGGCATGTCCCTGGGTTCCGTCGACGAGCTGGACCGACAACACTTACGCCAATTGCAAAATCTAATTCAACGCATCGAACCGGGATTAGTGTCCGAGCATTTAAGCTGGAGTTCCTTTGGCGGCAGGTATCTGAACGATCTGCTGCCGATGCCTTATACCGATGAAACGCTGACTCATTTAACCGCACGCATCTCTCAGGTACAGGATTACTTGGGCAGACAGCTATTGATCGAAAACCCGTCCAGCTATCTCGAATACGGCTTTTCCAGTTATTCGGAAAGCTCATTTATCAATGAACTCGCGCAACGTTCCGGCTGCGGCATTTTGCTGGACGTGAATAATGTCTATGTGTCCTGTGTCAATCACGGCTGGAATGCGCTGGATTATTTATCGGATATAGCCGCTGACAAAGTCGGCGAAATTCATCTGGCGGGGCATGCCGTCAAAACAGTAGGCGAGCAGAGCATTCTGATCGATACCCATAACGCACCGGTCAGCGACGCGGTCTGGCAACTGTACCAAACTGCAATTCAACACTTGGGCAACCGCCCGACCTTGATCGAATGGGATGCCGATTTACCCGCATGGCAAGTGTTAGTGGCGGAAGCCGCCACAGCCGATAGGTATTTGGAGCAGGCTTATGTACAGGCTGCATGATCTGCAACGGGATTTTTCCCGCTTCGTTTGCCAAGAAACCCAACGATTGCCCCCGGACATAATGGCTAATGGCTTGAGTGCCGCGCAACGTTTAAGCATTTATCGGAACAATACCCGGCTGGGTTTAACCGAAGCATTGCGCGACACCTATCCGGTGGTGAACTGCTTGGTCGGCGACGCGTTTTTTAATCGGCTGGCGGCCGACTATGTCAAATGCTATCCGTTGCAAGCGGCCAGCTTACTGACATACGGCGGGCATTTCGCCGAACTGATAGCCCGGTTTGAGGCGGCGCAAGATTTACCGTATTTAGCCGATATCGCCAGGCTGGAATGGCTATGGCATGAAGCCTATCACGCAGGCGATGCACAGCCTTTGCCGCTGTCCGCACTTGCCCGTATCGATCCGGCTCAATACGCGCAATTGGCATTCAGGCTGCATCCCAGCGCACGCGTCATCGCTTCGGATTATCCGATAGAACGGATCTGGGCAAGCAACCAGCCTGAATATCAAGGTCGTGAATACATCGATTTAGTTGCAGGTGGCTGTCGTTTACTGCTTTACCGACCACAATGGCAGGTGGAAATCCATTATTTGGCAGCGGACGAATATCAATTTTTAACGCTACTGGGATCCGGGCAGGCCCTCAATCAAGCGGTCGAAACCGTGATGCGCGATCACCCCGATATAAATATTCCGCTCCTTTTGCAACAGTGGTTGCGCAAAGGCTTATTGACCGATTTTTATCTGGTTTGATGTTACTGATATGAACACACAAAACATATGCAAACTGATAGCACCCTTTTATCAAGCGAACGGCCGGTTTTTTAGATTCGTAAGCCTATTGGATAAGCTCGTGCCCTTGGGCAATTTAATCCTGCGTTGCTGGGTAGCCTATGCGTTCTGGGTGTCGGGTTTACTCAAATTACAAAGCTGGGACAGCACCTTGTACCTGTTCGAAAACGAATACGCCGTGCCGCTATTGCCGGCAGAATTTGCCGCCATGTTGGGCACGGTGGTTGAACTGGCCGGTCCGCTGTTATTGGCAAGCGGTCTGTTTGGGCGGGGTGCGGCTGCGCTGCTGTTTCTGTTCAATCTCGTCGCGGTAATGTCCTACCCCGATTTGGGAGCAGCCGGCATTGAGCAGCATAAAGAATGGGGCATCATGCTGCTCGTCTGTTGGTTACAGGGATCGGGCAAGTTATCGCTCGATGCAGGGATAAAACGATGCCTTTTTCCACTGGTCGAATACAGCGTAGCGACGGCAAAAAATCAGGAGAAAACATGAATGCGTCAAATACTGCGCCGCCACTACAAGGCCAAACGGCATTAGTCGTTCAAGCCCATACGGGTATTGGTGCCGCGGTAGCGGAAGCGTTCGCCGCGGCCGGTGCCAAGGTGATGATTAATTATCTACATGAAAACGCGGGAGCCAACCAGGTTGCGCAACGTATTCGCATCAAACAAGGACACGCCATGATATTTCAAGCCGATGTTAGCCAGGAAAATCAAGTTAAAAGCATGTTTGATGTCCTTGTCGCTTATTGGGGTGGCCTGAATATATTGGTCACTAATACCGAGTTGGACATTGATGGCTGGACGGGGAATATCAATCCGGAGCAATGGCGGGGAATCCTTATTCAGAATCTGAGCGGGCAATTTCTGTGCGTTCGGCAGGCCATGCGAGAATTTTCCAGACAAGGCTCCCGGCCTGAATCGCCAAGTTCAGCCGCCAACATCCTCTGTGTATCCTCTTTACAAAATGTTTCAAGTCCGCCCGGGCAAGTCAGGTACGCCGTCTGCAAGGCGGAGATGAGTAGTTTGTTCAACGCTTTTGCTTCAGAGTTGAATCAAGAAAATATCGACATTGCTCTCGCTTCAGCAATTACTCCCTGCGTTGCTGAATATGCGTATAGCTACCAAACGCCGGCAATAGCATCAGGCTCGACAGCGCTTATTTCGCGCGAACAGCAGGATATCGCAACAACCGCTGTCGGCTTGGCCGCGCTTGTATAGGTCAAATCACGCGACGAATTCAAATAACTTTCACCGTGGAGAATCGCCAAAATGAAGCCCTACAAACCACTAGCCATCCCCCTCTTCGGAAATCACGCCGCAATCCTTGTTCGACGCTAAAAAATCCGCTTGCAGCGTGAGGGAACAGCAAACACCACTGAAGGATGATAGCCGTTACAACAACTTTTATGAGTTTGACACCAGTATTTTAAAGCCATGACTATTAAAAATCTCGATAACCGCGCCCTGAGCTGCGTTAAAACCCTCGTGTTTTTACTGGCCTTGCTACCGCTAACCAAATTGGCCGTAGCCGCTTATTGGGACAATTTGGGCGCCAATCCCATTGAAAAAATCACCCATAACACCGGATACTGGGCTTTGACCTTTTTGCTGATTACCTTGGCAGTCACCCCGCTACGGCGGATGTCGGGCTGGCTATGGTTGATACGTTTACGGCGCATGCTGGGCTTGTTTGCGTTTTTTTATGCCACACTGCACTTATCAACCTATTTGGTTTTGGACCAGTTTTTCGATTGGGACGCAATGGGGAAGGACATCGTCAAGCGGCCTTATATCAGCATCGGTTTTAGCGCGTTCATCATGCTGATTCCACTGGCCATCAGCTCCAGCGACGCCGCGATCCGGCGCCTGGGCGGCAAACGCTGGCGGGCATTGCACCGCTTGATCTATCCTTGCGCCGTTGCCGGTGTGGGCCATTTTTGGTGGCTGGTGAAGAAGGATCTAACCAGGCCCGTTATTTTCCTCGTATTACTGGGTTTGTTACTGGGCATACGCTTGGCTTACCGCTATTTAAACAATCGCAAACAAAAAGAAACGCTGTATGCGAACTAAGCAAACGAGAGCGCTTAACCGACGGTGATGTGTTGATTACCCGATCAAATTTAACGTCGCGTTCTAACGTTGACTCGAGCATCGCCTTACCATCTGCTTTTTGATAGGCGACGGTTCAGATGAACTTACGGTAGTTTTAGGGCGCCATGCTCACTTCACTCAATACAGAAGCTCAGTGCAAAGACGCAAAACCTTGCGTCTTTGCACATTACCGGTAAAACTAAGTCCTTTTTGAAGCCCGGCTCTCAAGCATATGAACTCATACAGACCCTTTATTTTGGCAACTACTGTTATTCTCGGAATAGCATTAATCAGCGGCTGTTCGTTTTCCACCAGTTCCGAAAGCTCGTCCGACAGTAGCACTGGAATCTTCAAAAGCGCCTCCAGTCCATTTACCTCCAGCTCCGACTCGTCGCGTAACAAGCACGATAAATACGAAACCGACGTGGCCGACTATACCGCTACCTTCGTGGTATCCAGCAGCGGTTCGCTGGATAGTTTTCGCGGGCGCATCAGCGAACTGGCCGAAAGCCACGAAATTACCAATTGGGAAAGCGACCGCGATACTTACGTGGGCATAGGCCGTGGACTTGCTAAAGCCGGGCTCGGCAAGCCGCAAATTTCGGCATTTACCGAAAGTTTGAGCAATAACGAGCCTTGGAAGAAGCAAGCCATCGAAGAAGGTTTGAAAAAATAATTCGTCCACCAATCGCCCACTTAGCTATGCCGATTGCTGGCTTGAAAAGCGCAAAGTGGGCGCTGCCGCTGGGCCTTTTATTGTGGATTACCGTTGCCGAAGCCGACCTCGGTCATCACTTAGAATTCCTGTACATAGATGCCAACGAAGGCAGCGCCAGCGGCGGTCATGCCGCGCTTAAATTCGACCAGCAGGTCTTTCATTTTCAGCACATCGAACCCGGCCTGCTGCGTCTATACCGCAACGATGCTGCGGCTTTTGAATTTGCCTACGGCTTTCAGGAAAATCGCAGCATATACGGCCACCGCATCGACGTAAATGCGGATTTTTTCCAAGTGCTACGGGATGCCTTTAATCGCCGCCTGCTAATTCAAAACCAGCAATTATCTCTGCTGCAAGCACTGCACGACGATCAAGCTCTGGCGTCAGACTTGCAAAATCCTGGTATGGCACCGCATATCTCGGTAAAAGGCCTGGGCTA
Encoded proteins:
- a CDS encoding YbeD family protein; translation: MSETESLLEFPCQFPIKAMGKHRDDFDAIVVEIVRRHVPDILEGAVTTRPSKAGNYLSVTVMIEAHSREQLDAIYMGLTACPDVLMAL
- the lipB gene encoding lipoyl(octanoyl) transferase LipB; amino-acid sequence: MSLAEFIPSQATTALRNLGQQDYLGVWQAMQHFTGERNGNTADEIWIVEHPPVYTLGLNGKREHLLKANGIDIVESDRGGQVTYHGPGQLVVYLLVDLRRLNKGPRQMVTILENAVINTLRQYGIAAQAEPKAPGVYVNQQKIASLGLRIKHGCCYHGLSINNDMDLAPFADINPCGYAGLQVTQLADLGVKISTQELAVPVVHQLLQAIEI
- the lipA gene encoding lipoyl synthase codes for the protein MTLNAPSRSTPETHQRNADKLSRIPVKVEKPEQILRKPDWIRIKLPTGDQVNRIKQSLRENRLHTVCEEAACPNLSECFNHGTATFMIMGDLCTRRCPFCDVAHGKPQALDAEEPANLAATIAAMALKYVVITSVNRDDLRDGGASHFAACITAVRSESPSTTIEVLVPDFRGRMDTALDILQQQPCDVFNHNLETVPRLYLQARPGADYHVSLTLLQQHGQRLPNVPTKSGLMLGIGETEAEVIDVMKDLLAHGVSMLTLGQYLQPSKDHLAVQEYVHPDQFRRYAEIARELGFQQVASAPLVRSSYHADLQAAGVGK
- a CDS encoding sigma-54-dependent Fis family transcriptional regulator — translated: MQTVNSSELAILRALVEGTVQTTGEDFLRSLVRNLCLATNVANGFIAEFTVDKTRIRSLAYWTQGEFIDNQEWELAGTPCVDVLAGKLCHYPSDLSKIFPKEEGVESYLGVPLQDADGHILGHLAIYDERAMPEEPRLLYTFKIFAARAAAELNRIRIEELRKQSEQRYKDLFDEAPIAYVHEDTDTRFLAANQAAMRILGITPEQVPGLIGSSFIPDTLQAQQRLQLALKSIEDGTNSDGVVLELRRKDNDQPIWIQWWSKLDPSRQYMRTMFIDITERVLMEREQARLQAQNLYLQEEIKSTHNFDDIIGRSPALQSLLNQVQRVAQTDASVLIQGESGTGKELIARAIHAASPRKNRPLIKVNCAALPASLIESELFGHEKGAFTGAINKRIGRFELAEGGTLFLDEVGEIPLDVQVKLLRVIQEREFERVGGQIPIKMDVRVITATNRNLLAEVAEKNFREDLFYRLNVFPLTTPPLRERLEDIPLLVNFLIAKFALKIGKKITGVSAKSMQRLQSYRWPGNIRELENVIERAVILADAPMLEVEPELLPAIADNGVKLAQTSDTSLDTVAKEHILSVLEQTRWVIEGPNGAAQLLNLKPSTLRYRMQKLGIDKTNR
- a CDS encoding BufA1 family periplasmic bufferin-type metallophore — translated: MKNVNTVVSTAMASLIALGALGLQSEAFAADKKDVEKCYGVAKAGKNDCKTLSNACAGHSTADNQKDAFIALPAGSCERIVGGSLEAPADMK
- a CDS encoding lactonase family protein — translated: MKNTFKRTAISLCLASCLPTLAFADYRHESEETLYTLSNAAVQNEVLAFQRADDGHMEAVGSYATGGVGTGSGLGNQGALALSENKRFLLAVNAGSNDVSVFRIERDGLKLVDRAAEQGLTPVSVTVSHNRAYVVNSGDDSIFGFEFNPATGKLKPLAKSYRKLSAQGSGPAQISFDRDADALVVTEKATNKITSFSLTEQGLPHSRHIVDSSGTTPFGFSFGRHGQFFVAEAQGGAVNGATVSSYQLEEDGSAHLIDGAIAVGQTAACWLVTTPNGRIAFTADTPASAISSFAIDRTGHLDLLNSKAAEEIRPTDLAMATDGSVLYTLSGGDHSIGVYSINKTGALKKLESLDTLPAGVTGLVVR
- the bufB gene encoding MNIO family bufferin maturase yields the protein MALTQQQARHASVSSTIPARAGIGLRSPHHQDALLSPVRTGWLEVHSENYFGQGGIPLRDLEAIRADYPISLHGVGMSLGSVDELDRQHLRQLQNLIQRIEPGLVSEHLSWSSFGGRYLNDLLPMPYTDETLTHLTARISQVQDYLGRQLLIENPSSYLEYGFSSYSESSFINELAQRSGCGILLDVNNVYVSCVNHGWNALDYLSDIAADKVGEIHLAGHAVKTVGEQSILIDTHNAPVSDAVWQLYQTAIQHLGNRPTLIEWDADLPAWQVLVAEAATADRYLEQAYVQAA
- a CDS encoding HvfC/BufC N-terminal domain-containing protein, giving the protein MYRLHDLQRDFSRFVCQETQRLPPDIMANGLSAAQRLSIYRNNTRLGLTEALRDTYPVVNCLVGDAFFNRLAADYVKCYPLQAASLLTYGGHFAELIARFEAAQDLPYLADIARLEWLWHEAYHAGDAQPLPLSALARIDPAQYAQLAFRLHPSARVIASDYPIERIWASNQPEYQGREYIDLVAGGCRLLLYRPQWQVEIHYLAADEYQFLTLLGSGQALNQAVETVMRDHPDINIPLLLQQWLRKGLLTDFYLV
- a CDS encoding DoxX family protein — protein: MDKLVPLGNLILRCWVAYAFWVSGLLKLQSWDSTLYLFENEYAVPLLPAEFAAMLGTVVELAGPLLLASGLFGRGAAALLFLFNLVAVMSYPDLGAAGIEQHKEWGIMLLVCWLQGSGKLSLDAGIKRCLFPLVEYSVATAKNQEKT
- a CDS encoding SDR family NAD(P)-dependent oxidoreductase, producing MNASNTAPPLQGQTALVVQAHTGIGAAVAEAFAAAGAKVMINYLHENAGANQVAQRIRIKQGHAMIFQADVSQENQVKSMFDVLVAYWGGLNILVTNTELDIDGWTGNINPEQWRGILIQNLSGQFLCVRQAMREFSRQGSRPESPSSAANILCVSSLQNVSSPPGQVRYAVCKAEMSSLFNAFASELNQENIDIALASAITPCVAEYAYSYQTPAIASGSTALISREQQDIATTAVGLAALV
- a CDS encoding protein-methionine-sulfoxide reductase heme-binding subunit MsrQ, which codes for MTIKNLDNRALSCVKTLVFLLALLPLTKLAVAAYWDNLGANPIEKITHNTGYWALTFLLITLAVTPLRRMSGWLWLIRLRRMLGLFAFFYATLHLSTYLVLDQFFDWDAMGKDIVKRPYISIGFSAFIMLIPLAISSSDAAIRRLGGKRWRALHRLIYPCAVAGVGHFWWLVKKDLTRPVIFLVLLGLLLGIRLAYRYLNNRKQKETLYAN
- a CDS encoding putative lipoprotein, with protein sequence MNSYRPFILATTVILGIALISGCSFSTSSESSSDSSTGIFKSASSPFTSSSDSSRNKHDKYETDVADYTATFVVSSSGSLDSFRGRISELAESHEITNWESDRDTYVGIGRGLAKAGLGKPQISAFTESLSNNEPWKKQAIEEGLKK